The window GCACACAATTGGCTACAAGCTCATTCGACCACCATATGGGCCAGACACATGTTCAGTAAGGATGGGTTGACTGATACAATATTGAACAACATGTGTGAGAGTTTTAACAACAGGATACTGAAGTTCAGATCTAAGCCTATAATTAATCTGAAATGAATCTTGTGCTTTCAATAACTGTTAGTtaaatacattgtttgattAACAGTTTATGTGTGATTGCAGTTGGAGTCCATCAGGTCACATCTTATAACCAGGTTTCAAGAGAACAGACAAATGATCATGAAAGTGCAATCAGAGATATGCCCCAAAATGCTTAAGAGGTTGCATAAGGAAAAAATTGCATGCAGTAGGTTGCTTGCTTGTTGGGTAGGTCATACACAGTTTGAGGTTAAAAATGGACTGCAAAACTTCACTATGAACTTGGCCAAAGCACACTGTAGTTGCAGGAAATGGGACATAACTGGCATACCATGTGCCCATGCAATTTCCTGCATATTTTTCAACGGGCGAGATGCTAAGCAATATGTGTACAAGTGTTTCCATGTCTCCACATACAAGGCCTGTTATGAGCCAATAATTACATCTATCAATGGGCAAAATATGTGGAGGTTTAGTGATGTCCAACCTGTTCAGCCTCCTATTAAAAGAAGAGTACCTGGCAGGCCTAAGAAGAAGAGAGCAAGAGAGCCTAATAAACTAGCAGGTAGGAGAGCTTGTATCTCCAAGTAGTGTAAGGCTTGTGGTAAATTAGGATACAATAAAAGAAGTTGCAAGGGTGAGATTGGAGGAGACTCTTCACTACGAGGCATCGCAAACAAAACCAGTGCAGCCAATAAGGTAACATTCTTGTTTGTAGACCAGCAAATCCAAAAACTCTTCCAACATCAATCAGCTAACAAGACaagctcagccacaccatttgCATCATTCCAGTCTAGCATGCACAGCTGCAGTCCAGGTGCACCATCTCAGCCATGGACAAACTCTGCCAGGCCATTTGCACCATACTAGACCAGCATACACAGCTCATCCAGCTTAAGGGCACCATACTAGTACACCATGCACAGCTCTGCCACACCTTTCCACCACCCCAGTCTAGCATGCACAACTCTAGTCCAAGTGCACACCAAACTAGAATGAGCCAATCTAGCCCAAGTGCACCACCTCAGGGCCCCACAAGATCATCCAATCCAGTTCAGGCTAGTAGAAGCTCATTCTTTCAAGTTTATGCAAATCAGTCCAACTCCAATCCAATTGCACCACCCAACTTACGCAGCAGTCCAACTCCAAGACTGAGGAGGAAAATGATGGTCACATCAGAGACCCTGAATGCTTCCAAGAATGCATTTGGATTCATGGAGGCTATCAAGTTTGCTGGGAGTCAGTCATCAATGCATGGTCCAAAGAAATGAATAGCTTgttgttttctgtttttgatGAATGACTTGTGTTTTGTATAATTATAGTCAAGCCCGTCACTGTTGTAGTTAAAAAATGCCCTGTTGTTTGGGTTAAGATTGGCAGTTGAACAATGCCCTTTTGTTGATCTAAACATACTTCTTTTGTCTTGCTTTAGTAATGATAACTATGAAGATGTTTGGGTTAAGATTGGCAATATGTTAATTAAGATGTTAAGTTTGTTATTTCCTTCAGTCTTGTTTTATATGTGTATACTAGTGCCTGACTTGGAAATATGTTACTTGCTTGACTTGGAATATGTTATCTGTTAATACCAATTTTCTTTGGTGCTTTGACTTGGAACTATGTTACATGGTTCAACAAGGACAATTCTCTATAGCTTTTTGTTTCTTCATTCATAGTTCAATTAAATATTCAATTCTCATATTCTTGGATGTTGTTGTACTTATTTATAACACAACTAATGCCCCAAATAATGTCATAACAAGTAGCACAGCAGCAACAACACACAACATCCTACTATTTCAAATTTCCAATTCTAGAAAAATGATTATGAAACCATTACACTATCACACTACTAGTCCACACATCCACACATTTAAGGAGAAATGTATTCATTTATTTCACAAcagaaataatacaaataagCAGCAAGTGTGTCATTGCAAATAAATAATCCTACCAAAATTGAGCACACTGCTAGTCCTATATACATTAACACCGCAACCCTACAAACACTACCAACCACAGTAAACCACACAAGTTATTTCCACCCCCTACCTAATCAACACAGAACTACACATATCACCACTAACAATGCCATAGccacaattaaaaacttatctCTGCTCTTGCAGTCTGCTACCTCAACCTCAAGTGTGATGATCATTTGCCTTTGCTATGGGATAAACACCTTACCACAATCACATATCTAATCATCACGCCATTGGAAGAACCTACACTTTCGCCTTACTTGAAATGCAAATAAtgctttgaaaaatgaaaatccaGAAACTATTGCAGTAACAAATTGAAACAACATACTGTAATTAATGTACTAAAACCCACTCAAACAATTTACTAAAATTGACATACCTAGTAATTTGGACAACCATAGAACCTTTTGCCAAGATTGTTGCTGTCCACGACACAACCAGGATAGGTTTTTTGTTATAGTAGCACCTCGTTGGTGCTCTCTTCCTCACACTGGAACTTGTTGAAAAGCTTGCTTCCATTTTGGTCTGGGGCTTCGAAGATTTTTTTTATCGTGGTTTGGGGAGATGAGGCTTAGCTATGTGGGTGGAGGTCCAAGCTTGAATTTTGGGAATTTAGGGTTTCTAGTATTGATTTGGGGGATTTTATGCAGTAGTGATGGTCACGTGTGAAATAAAGGGGCAGGAAACCCATGTGGCATGGGTGATGAGTGTCACGgtgaatttttaataatattttaattcctccTTTAGCCACCTCAGATTTTCTGTCTATTGACTAACGAAAAGGACAAAAGTAACACGTGTTAATTGGTTTATGAACTAAAAATTGTGAAATGAAAATGTATAGACCAGAATAGAAATAAGGTCAAAATGTAGGAACTAAAAATGTATTTATGTCTAAACCCAATTAGGTCCCGAAACTAttaatcattttctcttttttctcaccGTGATTAGGGACTAAATCGATTATTTTTGAGAAGCTCAAACCTGTCTAAAGGACGAAATGGGAAATTAGTCATAATTTcccaactatctagttagtagttaaggtttcaaaactatttttttttctagcatctcgagtctttgaggctcgattttggcctataaatcgagcttcagaaactcgattttcatgcTCAAATTACATccgatgtggcatatttttctATGTGGCAAttacatagaaatcgagtctctaagactcgatttataacccTTATAAATAAGATGAAATCAGACCAGAAAATCAGACCAGAACATCATAGCACaaccagagaaaaaaaaaaacccagaaacagaaaagagagagaagattgagatcggagagaaaaaaaaccaaCAGAACATTGGAGAAGATGGagattggagaaaaaaaatcaccagAATTCAGGCCGCGCGAGCCCAGGCCGGCATGCGAGCCCAGGCCGCGCGCGACCCAGGCCGTCGCGCCAGTGAGGTgagctctctctccctctaattTGAGGCTCTTgtgtttgggatttttgatcTGAGTCTCTTGTGTTTGGGATTTCTGAAATTTGTTTGCTgtctctccctctgatctgagTCTCGtgtttgggatttttgaaatttgtttatgggtattttggctAGTGCATgatacttcaaatttttttaaaaatttttttggttataaatcGAGCCTTAGAGGCTCGATTTCTAGGTGGTTATCACGTGGCAAAGAAATGCCACATCAGATGTGATTAGACcataaaaatcgagtctttgagactcaatTTATAGGCTAAAATCGAGCCTcaaagactcgagatgctaataaaaagaatagttttgaaaccttaactactaactaaatagttagaaaaattaaattagttaaCTAGATTCTTCCTATCTAAATGTCAACTATATTTTAccataaaattaaacaaacaatgttaaatatttaatttaataatactaTTTATAGCTTACATACGAACCACGACAACGATAAATATTCCTTTTTATTGGCAAATATATATCGTTCAACGTCAACCACTTGTCTTGTCtccttcatttttttgaaaaaaaaaaaaaaagaagtaataataataataataataaaatgtttgtACTTCCTTAACCAGAGCAACTGAAAACTGCCTCTCTACGAAGTACTAACTAGGACTCCTAGGAGTTTGGTCGAGGAGGAGGAGAAGCTAAAGTGACGTCAAGCCTAGAACTTCAAGTTagtgcttttctttctttattttcttatcacaatattcttctttcccttcatgatttttttttcttcctttctataTATGATTTCTACACATAAACTATTTAGTTTCCATTGTTTTTCCTCCATTCAAATAACTAATTCCTTATTTAAAAAATCGAAAATTGTTCattatttctttgtttcaatTACATTCCCAATTGAGtaaagtttttaactttttttttttttggttaagttttTAACTTTATGTCTTGGTTGTGGTGGTTTGTTTTGTTGTTCTATTTCCTCAACCCCCTCTGTTTGGTTTCTGAGAAAGGtgaggaagagaaaagaagtGAGCTTTTGAAGCTTGGGATTTGTTTTCTTCTGGTTAAAGCGATTTTTAGGTGACCCAGTTGATATAAATGTAATAAGATTTGACAAATAACAGTGGAATGTAAAATAAGGCCCTGTTTGGTCACAATGAAAAAATTGAGGAAACGTTGAAGGTGTCAAAGTTTGGATTTGTATTGGTAATTTGGTATGTTGGAACATAAAAGGTCAACTGAATTCAGTCAAATATAGTTGTTTGAGGCTTAGTTCTGTTAGATTTTTATCCTGTTTCTTTGTATTGAGAGACAGTGGGAAAGGGAAAGGTTTTATGTTTctttccccttttcttttctctcttggtGTCCAAATGGGAATTTGATGTTGAAATTATTGcaaatttgttactttttgatagatttttctaatttattagGACTGGACATGTACCATTGTATATGTTGGTTGGTTCATCTTGACTGAGTAATGTAATATCTATTCTAGGTCTATACTGAATGTTTGATTAGCTAAACATTTTTTGGGATCCTTTATTTAGGGTAAAGTACACTTCTTCTTGCCTGAATACTTGTGCTCACAGGCAGCTACTTGCAGAGTTGCTCAGTTGGAAAAagcaattttaaattttaaaaactagtgTGAATGAGAGCTCTAGCTCAATTAGTAGCTCCTCCCCTtgtaaaaatggaaaattattaggaaTTCCCAAAATTCAGTGGCACGgtcctctctcctctcacattcaaAGTAAGTCCTAGCATCAATTTGAGAGGAAGGAGCACCACGTCACCCTACTTTGGAAGTGCCTAATAATTACTTTGTAAAAGTAAGGTGGAGTGCGAGGTCGTGGATTCAAGATCCACTGGTTTGTGTGTAATCAccaatcaaataataataataataatgatgatgatgatgatgatgaagaaaactGTTTGGCTGTATGCTGCGTGAACTGCTAATGCCTATTAGACTCAGTTGAAATGGGAACAACAATATCCTACATGTTAGTAGGATATTAGTGCTCACTGCTCAGTGTTATGTCAAGTACCATTGAAACATGTACAAATAATGTACATATTTATGtaaatatgtatgtgtgtgtctaATCAAAGGCCAATTGCCTTCTGGGTCTGTCTAGATGCCTCAACTATAACTACTTTTGCCTTGGATGTTCAGCAAATGATAAACTTATCCTATTGTCTTGCAGTGGATACAGAGCCCCTTGCAGAAGACAAAAATGTAATAGCAGACAGTTCTATAGGAGGTGAATCAGGTATATATGAAGTTGATGCTAATCAAGAACCATATGAGGGTATGCTGTTTGAATCTGAAGAAGCTGCCAAAGCATTTTATGATGAATATGCTAAGCGGTTAGGATTTTTAACACGAATTGTATCATCCCGAAAGTCAGAGCGTGATGGATCTATCATCTCTCGACGCCTTGCATGTAATAAAGAGGGATTTAATGTCAACAGTCAAAGGAGAGGGCAGGTCCGAATTAGAAAGCGAGAGAGCAAAAGGGAAGGTTGCATGGCAATGTTTTTGGTGAAGAGGGAGAAGCCTGGGAGATGGGTTGTCACAAAATTTGTGAGGGATCATAATCATCCTCTAGTTATTTCCTCAGAAAAGGGTCGACCAACTCCAGTAAGTTTCCTTAAAGTTGGTTATATAATTGCTTTTAGCCTTTTATTTACATGCTCTCTCATTCCTCGTCTCATTTTttgagagtgtgtgtgtgtgtattgctATGATCTTTCAACTTGAAGACAGTAACCCACAAAATTGAACAGAAagatcttttgggatttttgtttgttatctgaacaatgcaattttttttttaactatattcATTTGTAAGCATCCCAgtattgggaaaaaaatgaaggaaaaagaaaccAGGGCGTTGGACCATAGGTTATAATTGCTTgttagttttgataatttttcattGAGCCTAActtcataaaaagtttttggGATCTTTATAAGTAATAGTTGTTAGGGATGCTAGCTTTTTACTCCTTTAACCTCTTTTGATTTTCAATGAAGAATGGAAAGAACAATATTTGGTCTTTGGTCTTCTTGTGTTTTGTGGTGAAACATTCCCTTATGATTGTGTGTACAGAAGATGGCAGTTCAATGGCTCCAATTTgtttaattcaagttttaagTGCAATATGATGTAAAATAAAGGTACATTATTTGATGGAACatcctatttaaaatttaaataaaataaaataaaaaataaatattaataaataaaaaaagaagaaagaaaagattttaTAAGGTAACCTATTTGGTATTTGTCCATTGTGTTACATCTTGGTCAATATTGAAATCATTGGCTAGAATGATGTAAAATCTGTTGGCATTTCACTACTCTGTCTTTAATACTTCCTTCACTGAATAATTGGAAGCAATCTCAATTTTCCTGATCCTTCTAGTGTGTTCTTTTAGCCCATCATGAGTTGTGTCTGTTATAGCAATTGCATAAGTTTTAGTTTTCGTTCCTTTTTGTTGCaatgaaattaacattattttgatgagaaatttgTTTGGATCATTGTGGAGGGACGAGATGTTCCAAACTCCAAAATTGAGAGAATTTTTCATTTGGATAATATTTTATCTGAAGTGGTTTTAAAATTGGATTAGAGGTCATTAGTTGAAGTTAGCATAATAAAATCAACTTCAATTGgcttcaataaaaaataaagaaaataaaatcagcTGCCAGTCTCTTGCATGTCCTTAAGATGCTTTAGGGTCTTGTTTCTTTGCCAGGCAATTAAAAAGGAACCTGAATTTGCAGGTGAGAGAGGTGCTTTGTAAAATTAAGCTTTGATTATAAACCAGACAATAGATATTGTTGATTGTGCTTTTACTTTCTGCTCTATATTTTTGCTTGTCCTGTGTCTTGGTGATTGCATCTAATTCTTCTGCTCATTTCCTTATATTTGTACTTGCTTGACTTTAGATCTTAATTGATTTAACTTGTATATGaaacatttctttctttcatcaatCTTTTGTCTTAGAGCATAACTTTGCAGTAGAAATGGTAAGAACAATATTTGGTCTGATTTTGGATGTGACTCTTAATAAGAAAGTATATAGCCAGCACAGCACTGTTTGAGCTTTTTGATTGATGTTTGTGTGTAGTCTTATAATGTATATGATTCATTAGATACTGGGTTAAATGTTCTGGAGGCCAATTCTTGGCATTCATCTACTATCTTGGTTTTGAATGATCCGAATGGTATATGAATTTTGATGTCATGTCATAGgatacttacaaaaaaaatgtcacgTCATAGGATGAGAAAGATAGGAGAATTCGAGAGCTATCTTCTGAGCTGCATCGTGCGAATCAGCATTTGGCATCCTGTCGAGAACAGCTGCGTACATTTATGACATATGTTGAAGAACACACTGAATGCCTATCAAGAACAGTTGAAGATGTAGTTCACAGGATCAGGGAAGTTGAATCTGAAGACCAAAAGCCTAGTCAATACTCTTAGGATCtgacattttattataaaacctCTATATATAATCTGTTCATATTATtgcaaaaagaacaaaaacttgCTGTTGTTAATAGAGGCAAGAATCAGCTAACTTCTTACGACTGTATAACCAACTTCATTGCAGCACGTTAACCACTGATTTGCTATGACTGCGCTTCTGTGCTCTAGTGTATGTAGATAATTTATAGGCTTCTACAATAGTTTTTAGAAGAtgcatttttgtattttgttttgacCTTTACATTTCAATCTCTAAATACAGATCAATTAAGTACTACTTATTTACACTATTTCAAACCgaattattacatttttgttGGTGTACAGCTACACCAAAAGCTTCTTCATGACAAAGTAGTCGTGATATTTTCCTGCATAAATGATGAATAACAGAATAAGCCACTGGGATGAGGTACTTGTTGGCAATGCTCATAACCTAAAAGCAGCATTCTTACTAGGAGGATCATCTTGGGCTAGGGGTAGGCAAAATGCAAAGTAACATTTGCCCATGGCAATGAGGAGAAAAAGCCATAtccacaaagagagagagagagagagagagagagagagagatgtctCAATGAATGTACCAATTGTAAATATACCCAGAGATAAGCGTGAGAGATGCAAGTGGGATATTATCAACTTGAGGCTCAACCAACATGTAACTTTGCAAGTGAGGTTCAGTGAGCATTcttgaattattcttttgaaagcaATATTATAAGAAATTGATTGTCATAATTCTAATCATCG of the Quercus robur chromosome 10, dhQueRobu3.1, whole genome shotgun sequence genome contains:
- the LOC126701900 gene encoding protein FAR1-RELATED SEQUENCE 5-like isoform X4; this encodes MDTEPLAEDKNVIADSSIGGESGIYEVDANQEPYEGMLFESEEAAKAFYDEYAKRLGFLTRIVSSRKSERDGSIISRRLACNKEGFNVNSQRRGQVRIRKRESKREGCMAMFLVKREKPGRWVVTKFVRDHNHPLVISSEKGRPTPDTYKKNVTS
- the LOC126701900 gene encoding protein FAR1-RELATED SEQUENCE 5-like isoform X3, with product MDTEPLAEDKNVIADSSIGGESGIYEVDANQEPYEGMLFESEEAAKAFYDEYAKRLGFLTRIVSSRKSERDGSIISRRLACNKEGFNVNSQRRGQVRIRKRESKREGCMAMFLVKREKPGRWVVTKFVRDHNHPLVISSEKGRPTPDEKDLKIRELTTELHREKKKSAAYQQQLQLVLKYVEEYTQRLSLKIEVVENNMTELESEEQDSAQSD
- the LOC126701900 gene encoding protein FAR1-RELATED SEQUENCE 5-like isoform X2, yielding MDTEPLAEDKNVIADSSIGGESGIYEVDANQEPYEGMLFESEEAAKAFYDEYAKRLGFLTRIVSSRKSERDGSIISRRLACNKEGFNVNSQRRGQVRIRKRESKREGCMAMFLVKREKPGRWVVTKFVRDHNHPLVISSEKGRPTPDEKDRRIRELSSELHRANQHLASCREQLRTFMTYVEEHTECLSRTVEDVVHRIREVESEDQKPSQYS